The genomic window CGCCGCGATGCAGGTCAACCGGATCGGCAACCTCAAGGACAGCACCGTCCTGGGCGCGATGCTCGACATCCCCCTCCTCTTCGAGGGCCTGGGCACCGTGCACAGCGCGAACTTCTACCTGGGCTTCAACCGGTTCGGGAACATGACGGACATCCCCTTCGGCGAGCTCAACAACTTCCCGGTGCCCGCCCAGCCCGGCATGGGCGGCATGCCCAGCATCCAGTACGTGACGGCCACCAACAACCTGGGCGACATGGACCAGGTCACCGCCACCTGGAAGCACAAGATCGGCGACAGCTTCACCTACTTCGCCAGCTTCGGCAGCATCAAGAGCAACCCCAACGGCAGGACCAGCCAGTACGGCGCCTACTGGGACATGCCCGCGGCCATGGGCGGCGCCAACTACCAGCTCACCGGCTTCGGCGGCCTCCTGGGCGACGCGAACAAGAGCCAGACCGCCACCGCCTACTACGTGGGCGCCCGCTGGGACGTGAAGGACAACCTGGGCTTCGGCCTGGAGTTCAACCACGGCTCGCCCAAATGGTTCACCTACAGCCCCGCCACCGGCGAGGCCACGGAGAAGCTCTCCACCCGCGGCGACGTGATCGAGGCCTACGTCCACTGGGAATTCGTGAAGAACGTGGCCCTGCGCGTGGGCTACCTGGACTACAAGTACACCCATGCCTTCAGCGGCTGGCACATCGCCCCCGCCCCCATGTCCGGCACCTGGGAGAACGCGTACGACCTGAACAACAACCCGATGCTCCAGTACGCGGCGCCTTCGGGCATCAAGAACACCTACGTCTCCCTTGAAGTGAAGTTCTGATCTTCCTCCCGGCGATCCTCCTTCGAGGATCGCCGGGAAAGGCATTCCCTGAGGAGGTCCCATGGATCGCCGTCTGTTCCTGCAGATCGTCGGCGCCGGCGGTTTCGCCGCCACCAGCATCGCCTGCCCGAAATTCTTCGGGAAGGGCAGGCGCGCCGCGGAACCCCCGGTCCCCCTGGGGATCCCGACCACCTGCGAGCTGTGCCCCAACAAGTGCTCGGTCCTGGCCTCCGTCCGCAAGGGCCGCATCCACAAGCTGAACCCCAATCCCGAGAACCCCAAGTCCCGCAACATGCTCTGCGCGAGGGGCAACGCGGCCATCCAGCAGGTGTACGACCCCGACAGGCTCAAGCAGCCCCTGATCCGCGCCGGAGCGCGGGGCGAAGGCAAGTGGAAGCCCGTGTCCTGGGACGAGGCCTTCGACTTCGCAGCGAAAAAGCTCGCCGAGACCAAGGCGAAGCACGGCCCCGAGGGGACCCTCTGGTCAAGCACCGAGGGCTTCCAGGAAGTGTTCTTCAAGAACCTGGGCCTGGCTTTCGGCAGCCCCAACATCCTGCGGCACCCCTCGCTCTGCCTGGCCTCGGTGAACCTGGCCTACTCCATGACCTTCGGGACGGTGCCCAGCTTCGACCTGCAGAACGCCAAGTACGTGATCATGGCCGGGGCCAACCGCTTCGAGAGCATCATCACCCCCGACACCATGGACCTCATCGGCGGCGTCATGGAGCGCAAGGCGAAGTTCGTCTACCTCGACCCGCGCTTCACCGTCACCGCCTCCAAGGCCGACGAGTGGTACCCCATCAAGCCCGGCACCGACATGGCCTTCATCCTGGCCATGATCCACGTGATCATCCGCGAGGACCGCTGCGACAAGGCCTTCCTGGACCAGTGGACCCTGGGCTTCGACCGGCTGGTGGAGCACGTGTTGCCCTACACGCCCGAATTCGCCGAGGCCGAGACCGGCATCCCCGCCCGGGAGATCACCCGCATCGCCCGGGAGTTCGCCGACGCCGGCCACCGGGCCGTGTTCTACGCGGGGCGCCGCTCCAGCTGGTACCAGAACGATTTCCAGATGCGGCGCGCCCAGGCCATCCTCAACACCATCGTGGGCAACTGGGACCGGGAAGGGGGCATGGTGCCCAACCGGAAGGTCGCCAAGGGCGAGTTCATGTTCCTGCCCTGGGACGATCCCAAGGCCGGCCGAGTGGACGAGGTGGAGAAGAACTTCCCCCTGGCCTCCGCGAAGGACGGCGTCTACCTCCAGACCCGGGAGAACGTCCTCAAGGGCGCGCCCTACCCGGTGAAGGCCTGGATGATCTACAAGCAGGACCCGCTCAACGCCGTGCCGGACCAGGGGAAGACGCTGAAGATGATGGAGGGCATGGACTTCATCGGCGTGGTGGACATCGCCATGAGCGACACCGCCTGGTACGCCGACGTGGTCTTCCCCGAGAGCCACTACCTGGAGCGCACCGATCCCATCGAGGTGATGCCCGGCATCTGGCCCGCCGCCGTGCTGCGCCAGCAGGTCATCAAGCCGATCCACGACACGTTGCCCATGCTGGACATCGCCCAGGGCCTCGCCAGGCGCCTGGGGCTCGCGGACTACTTCGACTACACCATCGACCAGTGGATCGAGGCCGAGGCCAGGGAACTCCCCGTGGAGAACGGCCTCGAGTACATGAAGAAGCACGGAGTGGTGGCCTTCAGCGAGCCCAAGTACGGCACGACCCGGAACGCCGCCTACCGCTTCGTCACCAAGAGCGGGAAGATCGAGATCTTCTCGGAGCGGCTGGCGGAAGCGGGCCACGACCCCCTGCCGGTCTACGCCTCCCCCGCCCAGCCCCCCTCCGGTAAGTTCCGCATGATCCTGGGCCGCAAGGCGACGATCACCCACGCCGCCCTGGCCGGCCTGCCGTGGCTCCACGAGCAGGTCCCCGAGAACGACCTCTGGATCAACCAGGACCAGGCCACCCGCCTGGGAATCCGCACCGGGGACCTGGTCCAGGTGACCAGCACCGCAGGCACCGTGCGCATCAAGGCCCGGGCCACCGAGGAGATCCGCCCGGACTGCGTGTTCATGCTCCACGGGTTCGGGAAGAGGTCCCCCTGGCTCAAGCTGGTGCACAACGTGGGCGCGGCCGACGCCGTGCTGCTGGAGACCGCCTGGGACAAGGTGAGCGGCAACGCCGCCATGCACGAGACGTTCGTCAACGTGGTGAAGGTGTGATCATGGCCAAGAATCCCGTCAAGCGCTACGCGATGGTCCTGGACTCCAGGAAATGCATCGACTGCAAGGCCTGCATCGTCGCCTGCAAGGCCGAGAACGACGTCCCCCTGGGCGTCTTCCGCAACCGCATCAACGCCGAGCACGGCGGCGCCTACCCCCGGCTGCGGGCCTCCTTCGACCCCGAGCAGTGCCACCACTGCGACAACCCCAGCTGTGTGCGGGTCTGCCCCACCGGGGCCAGCTTCCAGCGCGAGGACGGCATCGTGCAGGTGCGGGAGGCCGACTGCATCGGCTGCAAGTACTGCATGATCGCCTGCCCCTTCGACGCGCGGTTCTTCAACGAGGAGACGAAGGTGGTGGACAAGTGCACCTTCTGCTCCCACCGGGTGGACCGGGGCGAGCTCCCCGCCTGCGTGGAGACCTGCCCCAGCAAGGTCCGCACCTTCGGCGACCTCAACGACTCCGGGAGCGCGCTGCACGCGCTGCTGGAGAGCCGGCGGTACCGCGTCCTCAAACCCCAGACGGGCAACGGCCCCCAGCTGTACTACCTCCTGTAGGAGCCAACCATGCATGAACCTGTCTGGGAATTCCTCATCGTCAACTACCTGTTCCTCGGCGGCCTCTCCGCGGGGATCTTCTTCGTGTCCGCCTTCTGCACCTGGCTGCAGGTGGACGGCGTCCCCGCCTACCCGCGCATCGCCCGGATCGGGGCCCTCCTGGCGCCCTGGCCCGTGGCCCTGGGGTCCTTCCTGCTGGTCTTCGACCTGGGGAAGTGGTGGCGCTTCTGGAAGCTCTTCGTGACCTTCCGGTGGGAATCGCCCATGTCCATCGGGTCCTGGCTGCTGCTGGTCTTCACCGGCATCACCCTGGTGAACCTCTTCGCCTGGCTCACGGAGGACGAGCGCAACCGGCTCTTCGCGCGCATCCCGGCGAAGACCCCCTGGCGGCCCCGGCTCCTGGCCCTCAACCGCGACCTGGGCGCGTGGAAGCGGCGCCTGGCCATGCTGGGCTTCCCCTTCGCCATCGGCGTCGGCATCTACACGGGCGTCCTGCTGGGCGCGGTGCAGGCCCGGCCCTTCTGGAACACCAACCTCGTGGCCCAGCTCTTCCTCTTCAGCGCCCTGAGCACCGGCACCGCCGTTCTGATCCTGGCGCGGGTGGTGCAGAAGGGCCCCAAGGATGTCGCCGAGTTCCGGTTCCTGTACACCCTTGATATCTGCCTGATCCTGCTGGAGTTTTTCATTGTCGTGCCGTACCTGATCCACGGAGAGCTCTCGGTGCTGGCCGTTCGCGAGGCCCTCGCCCTCGTCCTCGGCGGCCCCTTCACCTTCGTCTTCTGGGTGCTCTTCATGGGCGCGGGCCTCCTGCTGCCCCTGGCCATCGAGCTGTGGGAGTTCAAGCCTGTGCTCCTCGGCAAGGGGACCCTGCACATCACGCACCGCCTGGCCATGACGGCCGCGGGGCTGGTGATCTTCGGCGGCTACGTCCTGCGCTACGTCTTCGTCTTCGCCGGCCAGGCCAGCGGGTTCAAGTGACGGCCTTCCCCGACCTCCTGGAGACGCTGGGCGAGGTCTTCCTGGTTCCCGGCGCCACCGCGGACTGGGCGGCTTTCGCCGGGGCGCCCTGGGCGCCGCCCGGATTGCGCCGGGGGCTGGAGGCCCTGGCCGCGGCTCCTTCCGGCGAGCTGGACGTCGCCTACGCCGGGCTCTTCCTGGCGGGGCGGGGCATCCGCCTGGAGCTCTCGGCGGTCAGGACC from Geothrix sp. 21YS21S-2 includes these protein-coding regions:
- a CDS encoding molybdopterin-dependent oxidoreductase; the protein is MDRRLFLQIVGAGGFAATSIACPKFFGKGRRAAEPPVPLGIPTTCELCPNKCSVLASVRKGRIHKLNPNPENPKSRNMLCARGNAAIQQVYDPDRLKQPLIRAGARGEGKWKPVSWDEAFDFAAKKLAETKAKHGPEGTLWSSTEGFQEVFFKNLGLAFGSPNILRHPSLCLASVNLAYSMTFGTVPSFDLQNAKYVIMAGANRFESIITPDTMDLIGGVMERKAKFVYLDPRFTVTASKADEWYPIKPGTDMAFILAMIHVIIREDRCDKAFLDQWTLGFDRLVEHVLPYTPEFAEAETGIPAREITRIAREFADAGHRAVFYAGRRSSWYQNDFQMRRAQAILNTIVGNWDREGGMVPNRKVAKGEFMFLPWDDPKAGRVDEVEKNFPLASAKDGVYLQTRENVLKGAPYPVKAWMIYKQDPLNAVPDQGKTLKMMEGMDFIGVVDIAMSDTAWYADVVFPESHYLERTDPIEVMPGIWPAAVLRQQVIKPIHDTLPMLDIAQGLARRLGLADYFDYTIDQWIEAEARELPVENGLEYMKKHGVVAFSEPKYGTTRNAAYRFVTKSGKIEIFSERLAEAGHDPLPVYASPAQPPSGKFRMILGRKATITHAALAGLPWLHEQVPENDLWINQDQATRLGIRTGDLVQVTSTAGTVRIKARATEEIRPDCVFMLHGFGKRSPWLKLVHNVGAADAVLLETAWDKVSGNAAMHETFVNVVKV
- a CDS encoding 4Fe-4S dicluster domain-containing protein; translated protein: MAKNPVKRYAMVLDSRKCIDCKACIVACKAENDVPLGVFRNRINAEHGGAYPRLRASFDPEQCHHCDNPSCVRVCPTGASFQREDGIVQVREADCIGCKYCMIACPFDARFFNEETKVVDKCTFCSHRVDRGELPACVETCPSKVRTFGDLNDSGSALHALLESRRYRVLKPQTGNGPQLYYLL
- the nrfD gene encoding NrfD/PsrC family molybdoenzyme membrane anchor subunit; this encodes MHEPVWEFLIVNYLFLGGLSAGIFFVSAFCTWLQVDGVPAYPRIARIGALLAPWPVALGSFLLVFDLGKWWRFWKLFVTFRWESPMSIGSWLLLVFTGITLVNLFAWLTEDERNRLFARIPAKTPWRPRLLALNRDLGAWKRRLAMLGFPFAIGVGIYTGVLLGAVQARPFWNTNLVAQLFLFSALSTGTAVLILARVVQKGPKDVAEFRFLYTLDICLILLEFFIVVPYLIHGELSVLAVREALALVLGGPFTFVFWVLFMGAGLLLPLAIELWEFKPVLLGKGTLHITHRLAMTAAGLVIFGGYVLRYVFVFAGQASGFK